The Roseisolibacter agri genome contains the following window.
CATCGAGGCCCACGACAGCTCGTTGGTGCCCTCGACGTAGTCGGTCTGGTCGTCGTTGTTGAGGCCCGGGTTGCCGCCGAACGAGAGCGTCGAGAGGCCCGTCGTGCCGTCACCGAGGTCGCTCGTCACGCGCACGCGGCTCGCCGGCAGCGCGACGTACGGCGCCGCGGTCCGCTGCTCGGCCGTCGCGTAGACCTTCGCCTCGTTGATGACGGTGCCGCCGAGGATCTCGCGGTCGAGGCGCGACGAGAGCGTGAGCATCAGGCCGCCCGCCTTCGTGCGCGAGTCGCCGCCGAACGTCGGCACCGAGAGCGCGCCGATGCGCGTCGCGTCCTGCTCGCTGATGCGGTAGTCGCCGCGCAGCGACAGCGTGTGCTGCTCGTTGAGATTGAGGTCGAGGCGCGCGATGCCCGAGAGGTTGTCGTTCAGCTGGCTCCCCGGGATGCCGCTGCGCGTCGCGCCGACGCCGAGCGCCTGCAGCTCCGCGAGGAAGCGGCTCACGGAGTCGGGGCTCGCGCCCACGAGGCGCAGCGCGGTCGGGTCGGCGCCGACGAGGCTCTGCAGCGGGTTGCTGCGGCGCTGCACGGAGCCGGACACGAAGTAGAAGGCCCTGTCCTTCACGAACGGCCCGCCGACGCCGAGCGACAGTGAGTTCTGCGTGTAGCCCTGGCCGAACGCGCCCTCGAACTCGGGGCGCCACTGCAGGTTGGGATCGCGCAGGTTGTACGTGCTGCCGACGTACAGGTTGTTGGTGCCGCTGCGCGTCGTGCTGGCCACCTGGCCGCCGCTGAACTGCCCGCGCGCGACGTCGAAGGTGTTGGTGATGACGCGCGTGGCGCGCACGGCCTCCTGCGGGAAGCTGCCGCCGCCGAACGACACGCCGTCGAGCGTGACGTTGTTCTGCGCGGCGCTCTGGCCGGCGACGTTGAAGCCCGCCTGCGTGGAGTCGCTGCCCGGCGTCGAGACGACGCCCGCGGTGAGCGCGGCGATCGCGTTCGGATCGCTGGCGTCGACCGGAAGGCGCAGCGCCTGCTCGGTGGTGACGTTGCGCTCCGTGTTGCCCGGCTCGGGGCGCTGGCCGTTCGGCGGGCCGGCGGGCGCGCGGTTGGCCTGCACGCGCACGGCGCTGAGCTGCGTCGGCGCGGTGCCGAGCGCGATGTTGGCGACCAGGCGGTCCTCGTCGGACTCGCGCTGCACGTTCACCGTCTGCGGCAGCTGGCCGATGGCGCGCACCGTGATGCGGTAGCGTCCCCCGCCGTCGGGGAAGAGCACCGTGTACTGACCCTTGGCGTTGGTGGCGCGCGTGCGGTTGACGCCCGTCTCGACGGACGTGACGGTGACCTGCGCGCCCTCGATGGGCTGGCCGTTGGTGCCGACGACCCTGCCGGTGATGATGTCGGTCGTGCTGCCCACCTGGGCGGCGGCGACGGCGGGGAGCGCGGCGAGGGCGACGACGGCGCCGGCGCCGAGCGCGCCGCCGAGGGCGACGGGGAGCAGGGCCGCCGCGACGCGGCGTGGAGCGGGTGGCATATTCAGCGAGGACGGAAGCGTCGACAGGAAAGCGCGCCCGCCGCCGTGCTGCGGGGCGTGGGCGCGCTGCCTCACGTACGCACCGATGGTGGGCATCGCTGGCGGGTGGACGCGCGAACCGGCGAGCCGTTAACGACGTTCTCTTGTGGTGCCGATGTCGTCCGATCACTCTCCGACCGCCGATCCGACCGTTCCCGAGGCCGAGCTGGCGGTGGCGCGCGCGATCGCGCAGCGGCTGGGGCGCCCGGTGTTCGCGGTGGTCACCGAGACGGGGGGCCGCCGGCTGGCGCACGAGCCGCCCGAGGACCTGGACGAGGTGGCGTACGCGGTGGACCACCGCGGGCGGGTGCGCTTCGGGCGCGCGGGCCGTCCGCCGGCGCCGCCCGCGGGCGTGTCGCTGGTGCGCGATCCAGCGACCATCCCCGCGGTGGAGCTGGCCGCGGCGCGCGACCTGGCGCTGGCGGTCGGGGCGACGGTGTTCGTGGCGGCGCCCGATCCGGCCGATCCGGCGGCGGGGACGCGCTACGCGCTGGAGGCGCCGGTGGACGGGTCGCTGCGCTTCGCGGTGCGCCCCACGGGGGCGCTGCTGGTGGGCGACGCCGCGCGCGAGGAGCGGCCGCGGCGCGTGGCCGACGCGAGCTGGCCGACGCGGGTGGGCCCGGCGATCCGGGCGGTCCGCCGGCTGGCCGAGCGGGGCGAGGCGCTGGCGACGGTGGACGTGGTGCAGGCGCGCGACTGGGGGCGCGTGGAGCGCCTGGTGCCGAAGGCGGAGCGCGACGCGCTGCACCCGCGGGTGATGGTGGGGCTGACGGGCCCCGCGGCGGCGGCGCGTGTGGCCGCGGCGGTGGAGCGCGAGCTGGAGCGGCTGCGGGAGGAGGCGGGGCGGTTGCTGGAGCGGTGAGCGCTCGGCGCTCGCGCGCCGGACCCGAACGGCATTGCAAGGATAAGAGCGGACAAGATCTGATAACGGCGGATGGCTCCGCGTCTGGCGACGTTCCTCGCCGCGATGCGGAGCCATCCGTCGTCATCCGATCGTCTCGGACTTTCATCCTTGCTGCCGTTGCCGTCCGGGTCCGGCGCGAGGATCACGTCCTCGCGCCGGACCCGTCGACCACGGGCGGGTCGGACCGCTCAGGCGAGCTGGCCCGTCCCCTGGCGCACGGCGATCTGGACGCCGGCCTTGGGCTCGCCGTCGATCTCGAGCATGAACGTGTACCGGCCGAACTCCGGCAGGCCGAACATGTCGAGCAGCATCGGCAGGTCGATGGCCAGCGAGTCGACGCCGGCGGGCGCGGGCGGGACGCCGATCTCGCCGGACGGGCGGGCGATCTCGTTGCCCTTCGGGTCGGTGATCACCAGGTCGACCTTGTAGGTCTTCCCGGTCTCCTCGGTCGTGAGGAGGATGCGCGCGGCGAAGGCGACGCGCGGCAGCGTCACCGGGACCTGCATCGCCTGGATGTCGCTGAAGACGCCGATGAGCGACGGCTTGCCGTCGGCGCCGACGAGGACGTGGTCGCACACGGCGACGTACTGGACGTGCATCGGGAGGGGCGGATGAAGCGTGAGTCGGGCGACGCGCGCGGACAGGGGCGCGCGGGCGGGCAATCTAACGGCTCCGGGAGGCGGAAGACGATAAGGCGGAGAACGGACCTGCGGAGGACGGAACGGCGTGAAACGATGAAGCGGACCCTTCCGGCTTGAGGCGTCAAGCTGAAGGTCCGCCTCATCGTTTCACGCCGTATCGTTTTCCGCCGTTCCGGCCTCCGCTCCTCCGTCCTCCGCCGTTCCGTTAGATTCGGTGTGTCTTCGGGACGAGGGGTGGGGAGGATGGAGTTGCAGAGGAAGCTCCAGGTGTTAGCCGACGCCGCGAAGTACGACGCGTCGTGCGCCAGCAGCGGGTCGAAGGGGCGGCGGGCGACCGCCGGCGGGGTCGGGTCGACGGAGGGGATGGGGATCTGCCACAGCTACACGCCCGACGGGCGGTGCGTGTCGCTCCTCAAGCTCCTCCTCACCAACTACTGCCTGTACGACTGCCTGTACTGCGTGAACCGCCGCTCGAGCGACGTCGAGCGCGCGCGCTTCTCGGCCGCCGAAGTCGTGCGCCTCACGCTCGACTTCTACCGGCGCAACTACATCGAGGGGCTCTTCCTGTCGTCGGGGATCATCCGGTCGCCCGACTACACGATGGAGCAGCTGGCCCTGGTCGCGCGCACGCTGCGCGCCGAGCACGACTTCCAGGGCTACATCCACCTCAAGACGATCCCGCACGCCGATCCCGCGCTGATCGCGGAGGCCGGGCGCTGGGCCGATCGCCTGAGCATCAACGTCGAGCTGCCGACGGCCGAGGCGCTGCAGCGGCTCGCGCCGGAGAAGGACCTCGGCGTCATCCGCGGCGCGATGCACGGCATCCGCACGCGCATCGACGAGAGCCGGGCGGAGCTGGTCGCGTTGAAGCGTGCGCCGACACGCGTGAATGTGCGCGCCGATGGACCCGCGCCCTTCGCCCCCGCCGGGCAGAGCACGCAGCTCATCGTCGGCGCGACCGACGCCAGCGACGCGACGATCCTCGGCACCGCGAGCGCGCTGTACACCGCGCACCGCCTGCGGCGCGTCTACTACTCGGCCTTCTCGCCGATCCCCGATGCGTCGAGCGCGCTGCCGCCCGTCGCGCCGCCGCTCGTGCGCGAGCACCGGCTCTATCAGGCCGACTGGCTCGTGCGCTTCTACGGCTTCGACGCGAAGGAGCTGACGACGGCGCAGGCGCCGAACCTCGACCTCGAGCTCGATCCCAAGACGGCGTGGGCGCTGCGCCACCGCGAGCTGTTTCCCGTGGACGTCAACAGCGCGCCGCGCGAGCTGCTGCTGCGCGTGCCGGGCGTGGGCGCGCGCAGCGTCGAGCGGCTGCTGCAGGTGCGGCGCTGGCGGCGCGTGCGCGTGGCCGACCTCGCGGCGCTGCGCGTGGCGCTGCGGCGCGCGCTCCCGTTCCTGGTGACGGCGGACGGGCCGGGCGCCTCGCGCGTGCTCGACGCGAGCGACCTGCGCGCCCGCCTGCTCGGCCGGCGCACGCAGCTGGACCTGTTCGCGCCGCCGCTGGCGTCCGCGCGGTCGGTGATCGGCGGG
Protein-coding sequences here:
- a CDS encoding DUF6941 family protein; translation: MHVQYVAVCDHVLVGADGKPSLIGVFSDIQAMQVPVTLPRVAFAARILLTTEETGKTYKVDLVITDPKGNEIARPSGEIGVPPAPAGVDSLAIDLPMLLDMFGLPEFGRYTFMLEIDGEPKAGVQIAVRQGTGQLA
- a CDS encoding putative DNA modification/repair radical SAM protein, producing the protein MELQRKLQVLADAAKYDASCASSGSKGRRATAGGVGSTEGMGICHSYTPDGRCVSLLKLLLTNYCLYDCLYCVNRRSSDVERARFSAAEVVRLTLDFYRRNYIEGLFLSSGIIRSPDYTMEQLALVARTLRAEHDFQGYIHLKTIPHADPALIAEAGRWADRLSINVELPTAEALQRLAPEKDLGVIRGAMHGIRTRIDESRAELVALKRAPTRVNVRADGPAPFAPAGQSTQLIVGATDASDATILGTASALYTAHRLRRVYYSAFSPIPDASSALPPVAPPLVREHRLYQADWLVRFYGFDAKELTTAQAPNLDLELDPKTAWALRHRELFPVDVNSAPRELLLRVPGVGARSVERLLQVRRWRRVRVADLAALRVALRRALPFLVTADGPGASRVLDASDLRARLLGRRTQLDLFAPPLASARSVIGGEL